Proteins from a single region of Hordeum vulgare subsp. vulgare chromosome 6H, MorexV3_pseudomolecules_assembly, whole genome shotgun sequence:
- the LOC123402860 gene encoding peptidyl-prolyl cis-trans isomerase: MANPKVFFDMTVGGAPAGRIVMELYKDAVPRTVENFRALCTGEKGVGKSGKPLHYKGSSFHRVIPDFMCQGGDFTRGNGTGGESIYGEKFADEKFIHKHTKPGILSMANAGPNTNGSQFFICTVPCNWLDGKHVVFGEVVEGMDVVKNIEKVGSRSGTCSKQVVIADCGQL, translated from the coding sequence ATGGCCAACCCGAAGGTGTTCTTCGACATGACGGTGGGCGGCGCCCCGGCCGGCCGCATCGTGATGGAGCTGTACAAGGACGCGGTGCCGAGGACGGTGGAGAACTTCCGCGCGCTCTGCACCGGCGAGAAGGGCGTCGGCAAGAGCGGCAAGCCACTGCACTACAAGGGCAGCTCGTTCCACCGCGTCATCCCCGACTTCATGTGCCAGGGCGGCGACTTCACCAGGGGCAACGGCACCGGCGGCGAGTCCATCTACGGCGAGAAGTTCGCCGACGAGAAGTTCATCCACAAGCACACCAAGCCAGGGATCCTCTCCATGGCCAACGCCGGGCCCAACACCAACGGCTCCCAGTTCTTCATCTGCACCGTCCCCTGCAATTGGCTCGACGGCAAGCACGTGGTCTTCGGCGAGGTCGTCGAGGGCATGGACGTCGTCAAGAACATCGAGAAGGTGGGCTCCCGCAGCGGCACCTGCTCCAAGCAGGTCGTCATCGCCGACTGCGGCCAGCTCTAG